The Nicotiana tabacum cultivar K326 chromosome 5, ASM71507v2, whole genome shotgun sequence sequence TAACGATATAATTGAAGAAAGGATACTTTCTCCAAACCATACATTTGATAGTAGGTTGCTAAGAGGGGTGAGGAAACATGGTGTGTATTACTCTTTCTTGCATGCCAAAATTGGAGTCTTCTTGGTATCCTTTAAGATCATGTTACAACATCAATTGCATGTCGTCTTTAGTGTTCAGCAGTACTATAATATCTAATTCATCTGTATTTGAATGTTATGCCCATTTGACTTGGCTCTAATTCCGTATGTTGTTGTAAAACTTATTTGTGGATGGCAGGTGGAAACAACGAATTGACCAGAAACCAACTTGAGGACGATATAGATGAGAGTTACCTTGACAGTGGGAGGAAAGAGCAAGGGACAAAGAATGATGATCATCTCACACCAGCAGAGAGGAAATACCTTGAGCTTTGGGAGAAAATTAATATCAAACGACTGGCAAAAGAAGCCACGAAATCCCACCGCGATAGAATTCAAGAATTTAATCAGTACCTAGCTAATCTTACTGAGCATTATGACATTCCTAAGGTTGGTCCTGGTTAAGATAAACCAGCCTTTGGAAACtccatttttttctttctgtCTAATCATCTTCTGCATCTATGGAAGTCTTGAAATCAAGTCGATTTGCGCTGTAGCTGGACATTTCTGCTTGTTTCTGGGCTCGATACGTCGTTAATTTTGATATGCCTTGCTTCTTAGAGAAGTCGTATTGCCAGTTTTCTGTGATCCAACTGGTTGTGTCATGGATGGACTGCAGTCTCTTTTCAATTGTTTTACATATCACCCTAACCTAACCTAGGCAAAAGTGGTATTTGTATAAGTTTTGTAGTATTAAATACTGTTTGGTtaccattttccttttctattcaAATTTGCAGAAATGTTTATACTATTTATATTGTGGAATAAAATACCTGCATACAAGAACCCTATACGAATTAGAATTTCAATAAATAAAACCAGCATCGtagaaaaaaaaacctaaaaccAGGATAATTGATAAAATTCTATTATTTTCTTCTATGGTGATATTAAGAGCGCAGTAAATCACTAAATCTCTTTCCAAGTCTTCAGAATTTCAGAATGGTtgttaaaaatgataaatttaataaaaattcactGTCTCCTTTTATAATCACGTTAGGAAAGTTGAATACCATTTCACAAGTCTTGTTTTttgtttcatattttcaaaatataattaatttttgatTGATGCTCCTTTAAACCACTAAAAAGTTGtcaattttattctttatttcaCCTTCTCTTAATAAAAATTTATTTCCTCGCATGATGACATTAAGTTAATTTTCATATCAATTAACTGTCTGTTTAGCTCTGTGAGTCCCGTTATAAACCACTCATATGGGTtaattaaaagttaaatttgcttAGTGGATATCACATGGACTAAAAACATAATTAGGCAATAACACATGGACAAATAAATATAGTTTTATCGTAAAATtattttagaactttgaattaaacTATTCTAATATTTTTATTGGTAATAAATATTTTACAATAAGATCCAAAGTAAATGTATACAAAACATGGCTAGCAccttattaattttaattaactcttaacaatataaataaattttgagTCTTCGAGCTACATATAATCTAAAGTTTACTCTTTTTTATTCTAACTGTTTTTAATCTTcacgttttttttttctttttatgttttctaTTTACGTCTAGGCTTTCTATTTATTCTACCGCGACTCGTTTCTTCTTGCATGTTTCGATCTCAGATTCTTATTTAGATTCTGGCATTTTCCAACTTTCATTGTTATCTTGTGTTTTTGTACCTTTTGTTTTTCGTGCCCTTATTACTTCTCTGACTTATTTGGTCTTGCATGTTATCTCCCTCTGTGATTTAAATCTAGAGCTTGCTCTAAGTTTTTGTTTACGCTTACGAGTGTATGCCTAAGGTCCATTCGGCTTATTTTGTGTGTGTAAGTATGTTGTGTTTAGTTTGCATTGTTTTGTTAATATAATACTTTCTAATTGACATTTAATAATACTAATTAGCAGTGATAATGGCTAATTAAAGACAAGGATCGGTCTCCTATGTACCTGGGGTGGGGAAGTTGTTATCGGTGATATCTAATTGCAGCTTGACCGCGGATGACCGACCCGACCCGACCCGAGGATATTATGGcattaaacttcatgaaatgaaCATCATGTGAACAAGTGCATTGAGGATTTGAACAAGGACTGTCCGTATGTTTAGTTTTCTTGGGCAATATGCTACAGTTTCATTGAACCCTTAACCCAATTAGGAAGTGgctagaaaaaaaaattatttttatcgtTATGAATCTAATTcctacaaagaaaataaaaaaaagaatgtaGAGCATTGGAATAACTTTTAGAAGAGTAATTGGGTAAGTATTATATAATATATGAATCTCTAACTAAGAAAGTCTTATTTTCTCATTCTTTCTAGGCAAGGAGACAGTGCACAAAGGGGATAAAGTTCATGCTACTATTttcaaagaaatattttttgaccATGCTTGAAATGTTAAAATGACCAGCGAGGCGCCTTATTAGTTTAAGGctaacatcttttttttttcttttaaattttgtgTAATAACTATTTATATGTGAAGATACGAGTGATGTCATATGTATTTTAAAAGAAGATCTAAAATAGTTCAAAGTGCTTGTGCAACGTACAATTATGAGGCAACCAAAGTCTGATTTTCTTACCAAATCGTCCACATAAAGAGGGAGGATTTTCGGATGAACTCACCTTGGTTTTAAATTTCTTTTAACATGTCAGGTTGCATAAAATAAAATTAGGTTAGTAAATAGTAACAATTGCTAATAATTGAGgttgcctttttctttttttcttttttttttaatttgcccTCTTATCACATAAAACTTGCGCGCATATATACGCCCAGGGGCAGAGCTAGGTGGGCGGAAGAGGGTTCAGTCGAACTCCCTTCGCCTGAAAATTATAGTGTATATAAGATCAATTTTTTCCCATGTACATATATTAGATGTTAAATCCTTTAGCTTTTTCGTGTATTGTACTTTTTGAATCTCCTTGTGAAAGTTCTGCTTATTCCACTGTATACCACATGCGAATTTTTGTTTTGGAATGATAGAGGGGTGATTTTAAAACTACAAGGATATGAAAGTATAATACAATTAATGACTCTTTTCGTTGGAATTTGTTTTATGGCAAGGAATAAAATTGCATTAGCTCTTTTACTACGACATTCCTCAGAGCAAGATAGTCATACAAATCGTGGTTCTTCAAGATGACAAAGGGGAttgttaagaaaaaagaaaaaaaaaaatatatatatatatatatagtttagaAGAGAATGCATGCTTACGCATTTTAGTAAGTGTTCGGAAAATATTTGAGTTGAAATTAGAAAAGAGTAGTTGAAATCAGAGTCCAGTAAAAATTTGATAAACTAAACATATGCAATTTAGTGTTAGTTATTTATTATGTTACAGTCTATGTATTATGGAAGTGATCAAATTTGCCCTTACAGTATTAAAGTTGAGCAGTTTTACCTTCGGTTAAACTTTTGGTCTAATATTACCGTTGTCAAGGAAAAAGCTTCGTTTTTTGCTCGACCCCTTACCTCCAAGATGAGGGTAATATAGCCAAAACTTGAGGGGCAAATTTAGACTTTTTTTTCTCGAACAATTTGGAACCATGGAGTTAAAGACAAGGGCAAATACGAAACGAATTACTAATGACAAAAGGTATAAATAGACCCAAAAGTTAATGTATgacaaaatttaagaaattagGAAAATTTGGACATTTTCCCTTTTTAACTTGTTTGTAAACCAGTGACTTTTTAGATTACAAAGTGGAGTTATTAGCTTCAATGGTTCTTGTTCAAGCTTTTATCAAAACAAAATTGCATAACAAAAAATCTACATGAAACTCATTCTTCTGTAGCTAAGAACTGACTAGTAACGAACAATATCTGGCAAAATTGAATCAGAGGTAAGCAATTTTACTGGGGTGAGTACATCTTTTGATTTTGGTCAAGTTGATTCCATGGCTGAAAGTATTGACAATATTTTACATTACACATCCAGAATAACGCGATGGGTTCTCTCTAAACAATGCTTAATTAGGCTTTCACTTTCAACGATATGTTTGTACATAGAATCAGGCGTATAGTGTATATGGAAGAGTAGCTTAAACGACTTCCTTTTCAAGGTTTGCGTCTTTGAAACACAAACAAGGAACCTCTGGAGCCCTTTCCCAACCTGATCTTCTCGTCAATGTATGTGATCTCTAATTTAACTTCACTCTCGCCACCATACTGGAAATCTAGTGCCCCTACCTTGAGTTCAGGTGGCTCAAAAACAACTTGTATCCATTTTTCATCTAGGACGTTCAATTTTCCTGCATGACACAGCTGATAGTTAGAAAAATCCCAGATTAGAATGGTAAAAGAACTGGACACACATCATGAACTAGTCTAGACCATGACCTGAGGTATCGAATTCTGTCTTGGGCATGAATTAAATTACATATCATAAGCTAGTACCTTTCTATATTGATACTAAATCAAAGAAATTGTTATGGTAGCAATTGATTATCACTACTTTGCTACCTACCACAGAAAATAGGCCCCGTTTGTTCATGAGACTAAGAGAAAGCAAATTGCATATATAACTAAAAGTAGAACATAATAGAAGCAAATGATTCACTTAGGCGATGCCAACTAGTTGGTACTAAGGTTTAGTTGTTTATTTGCACTGATTcttctttcaattttatttttggtttgcTTAAAGAATCAGTGCTAGTGTACGAACAAGTCTGAGATTTAGAGAACCCATAGTTTGCCTTAGAAAGACTAAGTATTATGTATGTCTTGAAATAAAATGGACCGGGATGGATATAGAGGATTCATATAGTCACCTTCAAGTAGTTTGCTATTAAGGCTTGTTAGATCGATTGATTGGTTGACTAGATTAGGGCCATGTGGTGTAATGCAGGAAATGGCAAACAGATGAAATTGCTGGTAGAAACATTTTGAGTGCCAGTGGGAAGAAGGTACTTCACTGATCCCATAGCTTTCATATTTTTTTGGGGATAACCGTGGTGTTGGGTTACCTCAATTAATTCTACAAGACATCTGCTATCTCCCACCAGCAACAAGTACCAGGTAACTCTGTCCATGAAAGCTTGGACGGATGGAAAGAAATTACCTAGTATTTTTTGCCTCCGctggatttgaacctgagaccgtatggttctcaacccactttattgaccactaggccacactcTTAAGTGCCTATTTACAACATTCTTATTTAGAGGCTTCATATAACAGATTGAGAACAAAAAGGACAAATAACTTAGAAGCCAGAAACAGTGAGATGTCTGTATATTTCTTAGAAAATATGCAAATTACTTGCAATTATGCATCAACTGAGTCTGAGCGTCCACGTTGTTATATTTGGCATTTGATTCAGCAAGTCACAAATGCAGCAAGTCACACTTACCATATATGCACACCAACATTTCTACTCCCCTATAAAGGAGAAAAGAACTTTTAAGAAGATATAAATTTGAAAGATAGGATATGTTTTCGTACCTTTTAAGGAAACTTCCCCATCAAGGAAACCAAAAAGTGAAAAGGACACTCTATTCTTGACAATGTCAGGGGCTTCAACAACCTGAATCATTTCGTTTGTTTTGAAGAAAAGGCGACCAAATGCACTCCGATAGCCACCCCCAGGTGAAGTGGGATTTGAGCAGTACACTACATCCCATTCTGCAAGGAATTCATTATTAATTGCAGTTTAGAAGCTGATTTGCTATAAGACATGGTTAAAATAACTACGGCATTTATGCACAAAACTGCTAGAATTGCACTTCAGGAAACCAGAGAAGTAACTAACATCTTTTGTCAGCAGAACAACTTATAGTGCAGTGCAAAAAGAGCATGCACACAAGCGCGCGCGCGCATATACACACACAAACTCATTATTTTTTTGGTAAATAACGACTTCATTACCAAAGCAGGAATATATACAGCTAAAAAAAACCAGTAATCTGCAGTTTGGCCATAAAGCACCAAACGTAGAGCAGCAAAACTATCTATCGAACCTCCCGACCATAGTATCTAAATTCATGGGTTGGAAATTGAAATTGAGCCTATCTAATTCCTTCTGCATCTTACTTCTCATGAGACCTCTTGCATACACCTCTTGAATCACCATTCTAATAATCATCTCAGGCCTTCTCTGTGATCGAAAAACATGATAATCACACAAGGGGTGtccaaattttaaaaaagaagttATTTTACTTATCAAACAAAACATTTGATGCTGTGTGTAAATAGGCAACATGATCATCCAACTGCCCTAACTGGTGCTAGATTGCCGATGTTTTCAAGTTAGTGAACATATAACTGCAGAGGTTATTCACTATTTTGGTGCATTTTGTTCTATGGTATACAAAATCATGCATTATAACACAGTATTTCGTAAGTGATCATATTCTGCAGACTTATTAAGTGAAAAATCTAGATCATCTGCTGAGTATGTTAATTTGCATGCACAAATTGCTCTAAACCAAACAGAAGGAATTGGCAGGAACTTGTTCAGAAGAATGGCGCACTCGATGATTAACAAGAAATAGGGATACTGTACTTATGAGGAAAAATAACTAGGCCAGACATACTAGGTTAACAAAGAAAATTACTTCTGATAACTAATATATGTCCAAAGAGGGGAAATAGGAAAAAGATCACAGAGATATTAATCTGCAAGGGCACATACAGAGTTTAATGGAACTCTGTTTCTACTAAAAAATAACACTAAAGTTTACCTCCGAATATTAGAGGGCATTTCACAGGTTCATCCACACAgaaacgttgcaattcttgagcCACTTCAGCTACTCTTTTGTGCTCATCCCTTGTCAGGGAAACCCCTCGATCTGTTTGCATAACCTGGTTAAGTGATGATGCTCAGTTGATGTTACTAAGACTTCCAAAACAGAAGTACTCAGAATGCAATTATTCAGTTGACGAACTGCTTCTACATAAGGCATTTCCCTGTGGTCGGGTAAGTATGATCTAGTGTTTTCCTCTTAACTTGAGATGTTGGTTTCACCACTTTATGAAGCAGCAATTCAGTTAGTCTCTTAAGAGTGTTTGTCATGATCTACGCAAAAAATTTGGCAAGCAATTTATAATCTATAAGGACACTTGCCAATTTTACCAAACTATTTGAGGCTCAAAACTTAGCACTTGTGTTAAAGTACACGAGCCTAAGAAATGCACATGTAGAggttttattttgctttttatcttttttcttttggcttcCTTTTGAAGTATAGAGTATAAGTTCTTTACCAAAGTGCACGACAAAGTGCCAAGATAGGCCAAGGTTATGCTGAACCTTAGTACACTTGGCTACCTGACCAGAGGCGGAGCCATGATTTGAAACTTATGGATTCGGGATTCTAGTCTTTCTACTAAACTAATAATTCGTACATATTCAATAGATTTCTTAAGACAAATGCAAGATTTAGAACAAAGCTACTGATTTCGGCCGAACCCATATCAAATGTAACAAACTGATTACAGTTTCTCATTAATatccaaatttataaaattagaattacCGGAAACAGGCTATCATTTGCTGAAATCAATTATCCTAAGTGAAACGCACttaaaacaacataataaaaaaaataaagaataagaaaagcTACTCCATTTGGCATAAAGAACAAACGATCATGCTTTTCAGTTTTTGCAAAAGCTGAAAACTTTTcattatttcttcatttttccaattttcttcgaaataTGTCTCTGCAAATAAATTCAAGTAAATGTACCTTGGAAAGAATGGAGTCGACGAGGTCATCAGGCTTAGTTACCGGCGCCGGCGAAGCGGAAACGGAAGCATAAATTGGCGAAAAACTTTTCGACTTCCGGCGACAGTTAGAGCGATTTTGAAAAAAGTTAAGTGCTAGCTGAGAACTTAACGGAGCAGCTGAAGAGGAGCTACGGCGAGGATTTCTGATGAAAGCAGTGGTGGTGGCACCGCCGCCGGCGATGACGTAAGTGGCCATCTGATTTTGGCATTCCGAAGGGACTCAATGAGGAACTTGTTTTAGTTTGTGTTTTTTCTGAGCCAGACACGTGGATTTTCGAAATCGGATGTGGGACCAGTCGGATATGGTTATAGCAAATTACTGGTTGCCATGTGGAAtgaagattttttatttttaaatggcAAAATAGTCGAGGAGACATTGTACTTGTTCCGCTTTGTTATTCCGGTCCTTGCACTCCTAAGAATTTCATCTAAACACTTATAGTTGCTAAAACACACTTTCTTACACCCTTGTGACGGTTGACCTAGCTTATGTTGCATAGGTAGGTAGGggtggcaatttgagcccaaactcATCTAACTCGCCCAACCCGCCCAGAGATTAATGGGTTGGGCTAAAAACATTTTAGCTCATGGGTTAATTTGGGTTAAGCCCAAGTTAACTAATTATATTTTATAGCTCATTCTGACCCATTAAGCAACCCAAATAAAACCcatgaaactcacccaaaacaaaaggtatctcaacccaacttatatagaaatttatttagttgccccaatttta is a genomic window containing:
- the LOC107805298 gene encoding putative plastid-lipid-associated protein 8, chloroplastic; this encodes MATYVIAGGGATTTAFIRNPRRSSSSAAPLSSQLALNFFQNRSNCRRKSKSFSPIYASVSASPAPVTKPDDLVDSILSKVMQTDRGVSLTRDEHKRVAEVAQELQRFCVDEPVKCPLIFGEWDVVYCSNPTSPGGGYRSAFGRLFFKTNEMIQVVEAPDIVKNRVSFSLFGFLDGEVSLKGKLNVLDEKWIQVVFEPPELKVGALDFQYGGESEVKLEITYIDEKIRLGKGSRGSLFVFQRRKP
- the LOC107805297 gene encoding uncharacterized protein LOC107805297 translates to MSAYENVVAGRLRLKGKALGVKSSGIKKKKKHKHQYDLVTQVTGGNNELTRNQLEDDIDESYLDSGRKEQGTKNDDHLTPAERKYLELWEKINIKRLAKEATKSHRDRIQEFNQYLANLTEHYDIPKVGPG